A window of the Chionomys nivalis chromosome 25, mChiNiv1.1, whole genome shotgun sequence genome harbors these coding sequences:
- the LOC130866200 gene encoding olfactory receptor 6C4-like has product MKNQTLTEFILLGLTDAPELQVCVFLFLLLTYILSIVGNLTIILLTLLDPHLQTPMYFFLRNFSFLEISFTSTFTPRILFSISTGIKTISFAGCFTQYFFAIFFGATEFYLLTAMSYDRYVAICKPLHYTTIMNNRVCSLLVLCSWLSGFLIILFPIILTSQLDFCASNVLNHYYCDYGPLIEIACSDTRLLELFDFVLAVVTLIVTLVLVILSYTHIIRTILKIPSAQQRKKAFSTCSSHMVVISLSYGSCIFMYIKPSATEGVAFNKGVAVLNNSVAPLLNPFIYTLRNKQVQQAFSDAVRKVLHLHSF; this is encoded by the coding sequence ATGAAAAACCAAACTCTGACTGAATTCATTCTGCTGGGACTCACAGACGCCCCAGAGCTTCAGGtctgtgttttcctgtttctCCTGCTCACGTACATCCTCAGCATTGTGGGGAATCTGACCATCATCCTCCTGACACTGCTGGATCCCCACCTCCAGACACCCATGTACTTCTTTCTCAGGAACTTCTCCTTCCTGGAAATCTCCTTCACATCCACGTTTACTCCCCGGATACTCTTCAGCATCTCTACGGGAATTAAGACCATCAGCTTTGCTGGCTGCTTCACGCAGTACTTCTTTGCTATCTTCTTTGGAGCCACTGAGTTTTACCTTCTGACGGCCATGTcgtatgaccgctatgtggccatctgcaagccCCTGCACTACACCACCATCATGAACAACAGGGTCTGCTCCCTGTTGGTCCTCTGCTCTTGGCTGAGTGGCTTCCTGATCATCTTATTCCCAATCATCTTGACCAGTCAGCTGGATTTCTGTGCATCCAATGTGCTCAATCATTATTACTGTGACTATGGGCCCCTCATAGAAATCGCTTGTTCAGACACAAGGTTGCTGGAGCTCTTTGACTTTGTCTTAGCGGTCGTGACCTTGATAGTCACGCTGGTGCTGGTCATTCTCTCCTACACCCACATCATCAGGACCATTCTGAAGATCCCTTCTGCACAGCAGAGAAAGAAGGCCTTTTCCACATGCTCCTCCCACATGGTTGTCATCTCCCTTTCTTACGGAAGCTGCATCTTCATGTACATAAAGCCTTCAGCAACAGAAGGAGTTGCCTTCAATAAGGGTGTGGCTGTGCTCAATAACTCAGTTGCCCCTTTACTTAACCCATTCATTTACACTCTAAGGAATAAGCAAGTACAGCAAGCCTTCAGTGATGCTGTCAGAAAAGTCCTGCATCTTCACTCCTTTTAG